A genomic segment from Polyangium mundeleinium encodes:
- a CDS encoding transglycosylase SLT domain-containing protein, with protein MILLLAAALGAGVGAARRYADLRRPRSRPIGYNVWAFEGLERLPVETVLRPLSAGLLELGVDPNAVLAVLKHESNFKPDAANWQMVDGKRRLVAAGLLQWIADTARRYGTTTAQILQMSAAEQVPLILLYWRDMAKTFPSQRGRWTPEQALRATFYPASVGKAGGYVIGDKNAKPADDSEAAKKKARYSRLIYQQNAGLDRNKDDKVTASDVDDDVKRVYLAAKQRPPILI; from the coding sequence TTGATCCTCCTCCTCGCTGCGGCTTTGGGTGCGGGCGTCGGAGCTGCTCGGCGTTACGCCGACCTCCGGCGCCCGCGCTCGCGGCCGATCGGCTACAACGTGTGGGCGTTCGAGGGGCTCGAGCGGCTCCCCGTGGAGACGGTTCTACGGCCGCTCTCGGCCGGCCTCCTCGAGCTCGGCGTCGACCCGAACGCGGTGCTTGCGGTCCTGAAGCACGAGAGCAATTTCAAGCCCGACGCGGCAAACTGGCAGATGGTCGACGGCAAACGTCGGCTCGTCGCGGCAGGGCTTCTCCAGTGGATCGCGGACACGGCGCGCCGGTATGGCACGACGACGGCGCAGATCCTGCAAATGAGCGCCGCCGAGCAGGTGCCCCTGATCCTGCTCTATTGGCGCGACATGGCCAAGACCTTCCCGAGCCAGCGCGGCCGCTGGACGCCAGAACAAGCCCTCCGCGCAACGTTCTACCCGGCGAGCGTCGGGAAGGCCGGCGGCTACGTGATCGGCGACAAGAACGCGAAGCCCGCCGACGACTCCGAAGCCGCTAAGAAAAAGGCCCGCTACTCGCGCCTGATTTACCAGCAGAATGCGGGCCTCGACCGCAACAAGGACGACAAGGTCACCGCGAGCGACGTCGACGACGACGTGAAGCGCGTCTACCTCGCAGCGAAGCAACGCCCCCCGATCCTCATCTGA
- a CDS encoding CHAP domain-containing protein translates to MKPALGFGVAVAGAAVGLVAYKLLGGTRRPRPAAAPSSRSSSPTAPPLGGGPALLAAAQRALRQGVAETFANTGPVVDRYLAAVGISPPANWCAAAVTAWMREAYMGLGGPPPIAGGARAKAFKEQLEARGTWIPAAKLTAAKVRPGDIAVWHRGDPGSWMGHIGVVESVDRDGKGFHTIEGNSGTKSDRVALMYRTFADPRLLGIGSLDPLLVV, encoded by the coding sequence GTGAAGCCGGCCTTGGGGTTCGGCGTGGCCGTCGCGGGCGCCGCCGTCGGCCTGGTCGCCTACAAGCTCCTCGGCGGAACGCGCCGCCCCCGGCCGGCGGCGGCGCCCTCGTCGCGCAGCTCCTCCCCCACGGCGCCACCGCTCGGAGGTGGTCCCGCTCTGCTCGCGGCCGCGCAACGCGCCCTGCGGCAGGGCGTCGCTGAGACCTTTGCGAACACGGGGCCGGTCGTCGACCGCTACCTCGCCGCCGTGGGGATCTCCCCACCCGCCAACTGGTGCGCCGCGGCCGTGACCGCGTGGATGCGCGAGGCGTACATGGGGCTCGGTGGTCCGCCCCCGATCGCCGGTGGCGCCCGCGCGAAGGCCTTCAAAGAGCAGCTCGAGGCGCGCGGAACCTGGATTCCCGCGGCGAAGCTCACCGCCGCGAAGGTTCGCCCCGGCGATATCGCGGTGTGGCACCGCGGCGACCCGGGCTCGTGGATGGGCCACATCGGCGTGGTCGAGAGCGTCGACCGCGATGGGAAAGGCTTCCACACGATCGAGGGAAACAGCGGCACGAAAAGCGATCGCGTCGCATTGATGTACCGCACGTTCGCGGACCCGCGGCTCCTCGGGATTGGCTCGCTCGACCCTCTGCTTGTGGTGTGA
- a CDS encoding tyrosine-type recombinase/integrase: MDVRGTSGVVGCGANVQGMTLAPRAPEERPNPAIVYIGGLQSPRSREAVRGRLNRVARFFRAGTTAATFPWHELQYEDMQRLRGHLAESCAHTTANYILTSVRKTMRAAWRLGLIDGDHFERVTDVERVRGESPPAGRALSLDEVRALIDAAKSDSRRWRGKRDAALVVLLYCAGIRRAEVAGLELDDLVEENGRVFLDVLGKGNKRRRVPLPREAKPIVDEWLDVRGRKAGPLFPGRSRRGQDVRGRPMRGTSVWKIVVKLVKRAGIEHVNPHFFRYTFISTLLDESGDVSAIQKLAGHANVTTTLRYDRRGERAKEQAVDKLPMPFGRPDEET, from the coding sequence GTGGACGTGCGTGGGACTTCTGGGGTGGTCGGGTGCGGCGCTAACGTCCAGGGCATGACCCTAGCCCCGCGCGCGCCCGAGGAACGGCCGAACCCGGCCATCGTCTACATCGGTGGCCTCCAGAGCCCGAGGTCGAGGGAAGCGGTGCGTGGGCGGCTCAACCGGGTGGCGCGTTTCTTCCGGGCGGGGACGACCGCCGCGACCTTCCCGTGGCACGAACTCCAGTACGAGGACATGCAGCGCCTTCGCGGACACCTCGCGGAGAGCTGCGCGCACACGACGGCGAACTACATCCTCACGAGCGTGCGGAAGACGATGCGCGCCGCCTGGCGGCTCGGTCTCATCGACGGCGACCACTTCGAGAGGGTGACGGACGTCGAGCGCGTGAGGGGGGAGTCCCCTCCGGCGGGCCGCGCCCTTTCGCTCGACGAGGTGCGGGCTCTCATCGACGCGGCGAAGAGCGACAGCCGCCGCTGGCGCGGGAAGCGCGACGCGGCGCTCGTCGTGCTGCTGTACTGCGCTGGCATCCGGCGTGCGGAGGTGGCCGGCCTGGAGCTCGACGACCTGGTGGAGGAGAACGGGCGCGTCTTCCTCGACGTCCTAGGGAAGGGAAACAAGCGGCGGAGGGTGCCATTGCCGCGCGAGGCGAAGCCCATCGTGGACGAGTGGCTGGACGTTCGGGGCCGGAAGGCCGGGCCGTTGTTCCCCGGGAGGTCGAGGCGAGGGCAGGACGTGCGGGGGCGCCCCATGCGCGGAACCTCGGTGTGGAAGATTGTCGTCAAACTCGTCAAGCGCGCTGGCATTGAGCACGTGAACCCCCACTTCTTCCGGTACACCTTCATCTCGACGCTTCTCGACGAAAGCGGTGACGTGTCGGCTATCCAGAAGCTCGCCGGCCACGCGAACGTGACGACGACCCTGCGCTACGACCGGCGAGGGGAGAGGGCTAAGGAGCAGGCGGTGGACAAGTTGCCGATGCCGTTTGGCAGGCCTGATGAAGAGACCTAG
- a CDS encoding FG-GAP repeat domain-containing protein, with product MKRSNLAILAALGLVLSACDDGGTGTTSGTGGSAGTGGMGGVGGMGGDGGTGGVGGMGGVGGQGGAGGMGGVGGTGGMGGTGGMGGTGGMGGAGGMGGAGGMGGAGGMGGAGGMGGAGGMGGAGGMGGAGGMGGAGGGGPTGLQFVFDSSYPAAVGAGNAAVRSGDMNGDGKLDLVVANPSGGFLGVLRGAGDGSFQEMHRTPFAAIGTNHALIDMNGDGKLDVVVTVSGQDASTGVFVLLNQGNGTLLAPKQYTGSTTTMGAFAAKDLDGDGDLDLVISRGTNGIDVFTNAGDGTITLSATYTVSGSHFMFGLALGDIDGDGVDDVVTTSTASGNVIWVFKGMVGGTFAAGASRPAQRSESIALADVSGDGKLDVVVGPRQSFTSGYGVLVNNGDGTFAPLVKSAASEYGELAGVLDIDGDGQLDLLATYRFGGAYYLKNLGAGAFDDPVVIEAGRAPRALTTGDVDGDGHTDLVAGNDGPGISTVRRDGMGGLLPPIGAPYGVGARRSVAADFDGDGHKDIVFSHAAGVDTILRGKAGGGFEFVGSHDVLETPLGLFAFPADAGPSLDLVAVLPGASDEGYMVQAFPNTGGVSFGPSIPSFAGYFGAGSTDVGDTDGDGDLDVLVVADTNNGGVSLLNNGDGTFVEAEFLYTDGVAIADYDEDGKLDFAGAGDFVVFVQPGKGDGTFANAKEYLVVDDIINDMAAGDVNGDGHADFVATFAQGDGVVLMLGVGDGTFIGTTFKLGLGIAQNPVLDDLDGDGDEDLVLLAGGRVNVLLWDGDYFTAGPTIGDVSRPTSVSVSDVTGDGRPDLLVTSNATNSLVILRNTN from the coding sequence ATGAAGCGTAGCAATCTTGCGATTTTGGCGGCCCTCGGGCTCGTGCTCTCGGCGTGTGACGATGGGGGCACGGGGACCACGTCGGGGACGGGCGGATCCGCCGGGACCGGCGGAATGGGCGGCGTCGGCGGAATGGGCGGCGACGGAGGGACGGGCGGCGTCGGCGGTATGGGCGGCGTCGGGGGGCAAGGTGGCGCTGGAGGAATGGGCGGCGTGGGCGGCACCGGAGGCATGGGCGGCACCGGAGGCATGGGCGGCACCGGAGGCATGGGCGGCGCTGGGGGTATGGGCGGCGCCGGAGGCATGGGCGGCGCCGGAGGCATGGGCGGCGCCGGAGGCATGGGCGGCGCCGGAGGCATGGGCGGCGCCGGAGGCATGGGCGGCGCCGGAGGCATGGGCGGCGCGGGCGGCGGGGGCCCGACGGGCCTGCAATTCGTCTTCGACAGCTCGTATCCCGCGGCGGTCGGCGCGGGCAATGCGGCCGTTCGCTCGGGCGACATGAACGGCGACGGAAAGCTCGACCTCGTCGTCGCGAATCCCTCCGGCGGCTTCCTCGGTGTCCTGCGCGGCGCAGGCGACGGCTCGTTTCAGGAGATGCACCGGACGCCGTTCGCCGCGATCGGCACGAACCACGCGCTCATCGACATGAACGGTGACGGAAAGCTCGACGTCGTCGTCACGGTCAGTGGTCAGGACGCCTCCACGGGGGTGTTCGTCCTTTTGAACCAGGGGAACGGTACCCTCCTCGCGCCCAAGCAATACACGGGCAGCACCACGACGATGGGCGCCTTCGCCGCGAAGGACCTCGATGGTGACGGGGACTTGGATCTCGTCATTTCGCGCGGAACCAACGGCATCGACGTGTTCACGAATGCGGGCGACGGCACGATCACGCTTTCGGCGACGTACACGGTGAGCGGCTCCCATTTCATGTTCGGCCTCGCCCTGGGCGACATCGACGGGGATGGGGTCGACGACGTGGTGACGACCAGCACGGCGAGCGGCAACGTGATCTGGGTTTTCAAGGGAATGGTCGGCGGCACGTTCGCGGCCGGGGCGTCGCGCCCGGCGCAGAGGTCGGAGTCGATCGCGCTCGCGGACGTCTCCGGCGACGGGAAGCTCGACGTGGTGGTGGGCCCGCGGCAATCCTTCACCTCCGGATATGGCGTCCTCGTGAACAACGGCGACGGGACGTTCGCGCCCCTCGTGAAATCCGCGGCGTCGGAATATGGCGAGCTCGCAGGGGTCCTCGACATCGACGGCGACGGCCAGCTCGACCTGCTCGCGACGTATCGCTTCGGAGGCGCGTATTACCTGAAAAACCTGGGCGCGGGCGCCTTCGACGATCCGGTCGTGATCGAGGCGGGGCGCGCGCCGCGGGCGCTCACCACGGGGGACGTCGACGGGGACGGGCACACGGACCTCGTCGCCGGGAATGACGGGCCCGGGATCTCGACCGTGCGGCGCGACGGAATGGGCGGCCTGCTCCCCCCGATCGGCGCGCCCTACGGCGTCGGCGCGCGCAGATCGGTCGCCGCCGATTTCGACGGCGACGGGCACAAGGACATCGTGTTCAGCCATGCCGCGGGGGTCGACACGATACTACGTGGAAAGGCCGGCGGCGGGTTCGAATTCGTGGGCTCGCACGACGTCCTCGAGACGCCGCTCGGGCTCTTCGCGTTCCCGGCGGACGCAGGTCCGAGCCTGGACCTCGTCGCCGTGCTGCCGGGCGCGAGCGACGAGGGCTACATGGTCCAGGCGTTCCCGAATACGGGCGGCGTTTCGTTTGGCCCGTCCATTCCTTCCTTCGCCGGGTACTTCGGCGCCGGGAGCACGGACGTCGGCGACACGGACGGCGACGGGGATCTCGACGTCCTCGTGGTGGCTGACACGAACAACGGCGGCGTTTCGCTCCTGAACAACGGCGATGGCACGTTCGTGGAGGCGGAGTTTCTTTACACCGACGGCGTGGCGATCGCCGATTACGACGAAGATGGGAAGCTCGATTTTGCCGGCGCGGGCGACTTCGTGGTCTTCGTGCAGCCCGGCAAGGGGGATGGGACGTTCGCGAATGCCAAGGAGTACCTGGTCGTCGACGACATCATCAACGACATGGCGGCGGGCGACGTGAACGGCGACGGGCACGCGGATTTCGTGGCGACGTTCGCGCAAGGGGACGGCGTCGTGCTGATGCTCGGCGTCGGCGACGGCACGTTCATCGGCACGACGTTCAAGCTGGGCCTCGGGATCGCGCAGAACCCGGTGCTCGACGATCTCGACGGGGACGGCGACGAGGATCTCGTGCTCCTCGCGGGCGGACGGGTGAATGTGCTCCTCTGGGACGGCGATTATTTCACCGCCGGGCCGACGATCGGCGACGTTTCGCGCCCGACGTCCGTCTCGGTGTCGGACGTGACGGGGGATGGCCGGCCCGACCTGCTCGTCACGTCGAATGCCACGAACTCGCTCGTGATCCTTCGGAACACGAACTGA
- a CDS encoding M4 family metallopeptidase gives MSKKQSISVLGVRRFGKTLGGLSLVLAAGCAVSENPEENLPVEGMEEAAAQGGKPVFTPAGDADQRTLAEAISRAHIAVNLETLGLESEEDIAVERVRIDELSLAHTRIQQKFKGVPVFEGEAIVHIDRNGNLRDVTDGFVKRIRRGLSATPALTEKQAIRAALDRYVCESCITAAPEVDLLVMRHAGEDHLAYRVQLRRIDSTRDTAMPVIFIDAHSGEEIHRYDNLQTAQGTSLYSGTVTIGTSLSAGKYYPEDLTRKVGTFTYANGTSTVYRIADTDNVWSSSDQRVVVDAHFGASMVYDYFKTVYGRNGIDGAGGPTAYAAANGGAGLISSVVRYSTAYNNAFWDGTKMTYGDGDGSTFAPLVSLDIAAHEMTHGVTQYEANLTYENESGALNESWSDVFGALVERYVYGESADTWKIGEDCYTPGTSGDALRYMDNPHNASNGGYTSNDDPDHYSERYTGTSDNGGVHINSGIPNHAFYLLAKGGTHHLSGVAVTGIGADDAGKIWYKALADYMTASTNFAGARQATLSAASALFGGSSTQYTSTQSAWCAVGVGECPATSSSGGGGTNLLTNGTFESSVSPWVLSGTGALYTNNGNYPQSGTGYPYFGNAVSVSGSMYQQITIPAGASPTLTFYLNVTTSETTTSTQYDQLFVELRSTSGTLLKTLATYSNLNKGTAGAYAQKSLSLAGYGGQTVRIQFRTTNDSSAITTFRVDTAEVK, from the coding sequence ATGTCGAAGAAGCAATCGATCTCCGTGCTTGGCGTTCGTCGTTTCGGGAAGACCTTGGGGGGCCTCTCGCTCGTGCTGGCCGCCGGTTGCGCCGTCTCCGAGAACCCGGAGGAGAACCTCCCTGTCGAGGGTATGGAGGAGGCCGCGGCGCAAGGCGGGAAGCCGGTCTTCACGCCGGCCGGCGACGCGGATCAGCGCACGCTGGCCGAGGCCATCAGCCGCGCCCACATTGCGGTCAACCTGGAGACGCTCGGCCTCGAGAGCGAGGAAGACATCGCGGTCGAGCGCGTGCGGATCGACGAGCTCTCGCTCGCCCACACGCGAATCCAGCAGAAATTCAAGGGCGTGCCCGTCTTCGAGGGCGAGGCGATCGTCCACATCGATCGCAATGGCAATCTGCGCGACGTCACGGATGGCTTCGTCAAGCGCATCCGCCGCGGGCTCTCGGCGACGCCCGCGTTGACCGAAAAGCAGGCGATCCGCGCGGCGCTCGATCGATACGTCTGCGAATCGTGCATCACCGCAGCGCCCGAGGTCGATTTGCTCGTGATGCGCCACGCGGGAGAGGATCACCTCGCTTATCGCGTGCAGCTCCGCCGCATCGACAGCACGCGCGACACCGCGATGCCGGTGATCTTCATCGACGCGCACAGCGGCGAGGAGATCCACCGCTACGACAACCTCCAGACCGCGCAGGGCACCTCGCTCTACAGCGGCACGGTGACCATCGGCACGAGCCTTTCGGCCGGCAAGTATTACCCCGAGGACCTCACCCGCAAGGTCGGCACGTTCACCTACGCCAATGGCACGAGCACCGTGTATCGTATCGCCGACACGGACAACGTCTGGAGCAGCAGCGATCAGCGGGTCGTGGTCGACGCCCATTTCGGCGCGTCGATGGTCTACGACTATTTCAAGACCGTCTACGGTCGCAATGGAATCGACGGCGCGGGCGGCCCGACGGCGTACGCGGCTGCGAACGGCGGCGCCGGGCTCATCAGCTCCGTCGTCCGGTACAGCACGGCCTACAACAATGCCTTCTGGGACGGGACGAAGATGACGTACGGCGACGGGGACGGCTCCACGTTCGCGCCGCTCGTCTCGCTCGACATCGCCGCGCACGAGATGACGCACGGCGTGACCCAGTACGAGGCGAACCTCACCTACGAGAACGAATCCGGCGCGCTGAACGAGTCGTGGTCGGACGTCTTCGGCGCGCTCGTCGAGCGGTATGTCTACGGCGAGAGCGCCGACACCTGGAAGATCGGCGAGGATTGCTACACGCCGGGCACCTCGGGCGACGCGCTCCGCTACATGGATAACCCCCACAACGCGAGCAACGGCGGCTACACGTCGAACGACGATCCCGACCATTACAGCGAGCGGTACACGGGCACGAGCGACAACGGCGGCGTCCACATCAACTCGGGCATCCCGAACCACGCATTTTACCTGCTCGCGAAGGGCGGCACGCACCATTTGAGCGGTGTCGCGGTCACGGGCATCGGCGCCGACGACGCGGGCAAGATCTGGTACAAGGCCCTCGCCGATTACATGACGGCGAGCACGAACTTCGCGGGCGCCCGCCAGGCCACCCTCAGCGCGGCGAGCGCGCTCTTCGGCGGGTCGAGCACGCAGTATACATCGACGCAATCGGCCTGGTGCGCGGTCGGCGTCGGCGAATGCCCCGCCACGAGCAGCAGCGGCGGCGGCGGGACGAACCTGCTCACGAACGGCACGTTCGAGAGCAGCGTGAGCCCCTGGGTGCTGAGCGGCACGGGCGCGCTCTACACGAACAACGGCAATTACCCGCAATCCGGCACGGGGTACCCGTACTTCGGCAATGCCGTCAGCGTCTCGGGCTCGATGTACCAGCAGATCACGATCCCCGCAGGCGCCTCGCCGACGCTCACGTTCTACCTGAACGTGACGACGTCCGAGACCACGACGTCGACGCAATACGACCAGCTCTTCGTCGAGCTCCGGAGCACCTCCGGCACGCTGCTGAAGACGCTCGCGACCTACAGCAACCTGAACAAGGGGACGGCCGGCGCCTACGCGCAGAAGAGCCTCTCGCTCGCGGGCTACGGCGGCCAGACCGTCCGCATCCAGTTCCGCACGACGAACGATAGCTCGGCGATCACGACGTTCCGGGTCGACACCGCCGAAGTGAAGTGA
- a CDS encoding YkgJ family cysteine cluster protein yields the protein MRALRVLRQRDEAIRARVARDVENLLGEGSLESLALAAHAAMERETTRARGTGAHAPACSAGCSYCCHVHAHATLPEILAVAAWLRRSLAPEALETLKERLARHVARVEPLSDEERWAARIPCALLDERGYCSVHEARPLRCRAFHSCSADDCRDAFEGRTDALPPRAALLTRAADAVEAGYDHALVAAGIDASGHRLELGLLRALERTAP from the coding sequence GTGCGTGCCCTCCGTGTCCTCCGGCAAAGAGACGAGGCGATCCGCGCGCGCGTCGCGCGGGACGTCGAGAACCTCCTCGGCGAGGGCAGCCTCGAATCACTGGCCCTCGCGGCCCACGCGGCGATGGAGCGGGAGACCACGCGCGCCCGAGGCACGGGCGCCCACGCTCCGGCCTGCTCGGCCGGCTGCTCGTATTGCTGCCACGTGCACGCGCACGCGACCCTGCCCGAGATCCTCGCCGTCGCCGCGTGGCTCCGCCGCTCGCTCGCCCCGGAGGCGCTCGAAACCCTGAAGGAGCGGCTCGCCCGGCACGTGGCGCGCGTCGAGCCGCTCTCCGACGAGGAGCGCTGGGCCGCGCGGATCCCTTGCGCGCTGCTCGACGAACGTGGGTACTGCTCCGTGCACGAGGCGCGTCCGCTGCGCTGCCGGGCCTTTCATTCGTGCTCGGCCGACGATTGCCGCGACGCGTTCGAGGGCCGCACCGACGCCCTGCCGCCCCGCGCAGCGCTCCTCACGCGCGCCGCGGACGCCGTCGAGGCGGGCTACGATCATGCGCTCGTCGCCGCGGGGATCGATGCTTCAGGCCATCGGCTGGAGCTCGGGCTCCTCCGCGCGCTCGAACGTACGGCGCCGTAA
- a CDS encoding IgGFc-binding protein: MLPFACSASGDRTSTSSGGTAGAGGGGGDGCGQCFGANFTPCNPDGTSGTPVTCPSGVCAPKVGCVECQPGALTCVGNEVRRCSEDGQTATEVVEVCDAAAGFGCSNGACTGACDVAADQPSNVGCEFWAVDLDQQDGLNDPASAPWGVVLSNTGEAVAKVVIELNDAPLGMPATPKLVLAVDVQPGALFTAKLPTRELDCGVKPNDYLSPGTCLSSNAFRITSSTPIVVYQFNVFENAYSNDASLLLPTPGLGKIYRIINWPAGHPIPLDFPGIGKIIDRSYVTVIGTKPNTVVTVKPSWRIRGNPPIAATPPGGEIKVTLNPFDVLNLETDDATFQDDPKTVADLSSTIVTSTLPVAVFSGVETTSAPGGVLEVPTYGGWSSDSTCCLDHLEEQMFPVESIGSRYVITRSPVRSTSGFREPDVIRFLGVAEDATVTTNLPPPFDSFVLKPGEVKTTWAQDNFVVGATKPVMVGQIQVSNGYVDGPAIGDPSLTVFPPIEQFRTEYVIPTPPSWTQNWVVVAAEVGSEVMLDGATTNLCQIEPAGMVEGKTYHSRKCSLQPGVHRLTGDKPFGIIAYGYGSAGSYAFAGGADVKRVYEPPPLK, translated from the coding sequence GTGCTCCCCTTCGCTTGCTCGGCCAGCGGTGATCGCACGTCCACGAGCAGCGGCGGCACCGCCGGGGCCGGCGGCGGCGGCGGCGACGGCTGCGGCCAATGCTTCGGCGCCAACTTCACGCCCTGCAATCCCGACGGCACGTCCGGCACGCCGGTCACGTGTCCGAGCGGCGTGTGCGCGCCGAAGGTGGGCTGCGTCGAATGCCAGCCCGGCGCCCTCACGTGCGTCGGGAACGAGGTCCGCCGCTGCTCCGAGGACGGCCAGACGGCGACGGAGGTCGTCGAGGTCTGCGACGCCGCCGCGGGGTTCGGCTGCTCCAATGGGGCTTGCACCGGCGCCTGCGACGTCGCCGCGGATCAGCCCTCCAACGTGGGCTGCGAGTTCTGGGCCGTGGATCTCGATCAACAGGACGGCTTGAACGATCCGGCGAGCGCGCCCTGGGGCGTCGTCCTTTCGAATACCGGCGAGGCCGTGGCGAAGGTCGTGATCGAGCTGAACGACGCGCCGCTCGGAATGCCCGCGACGCCGAAGCTCGTGCTCGCGGTCGACGTGCAGCCCGGCGCGCTCTTCACGGCGAAGCTGCCCACGCGCGAGCTCGATTGCGGGGTCAAGCCGAACGATTACCTCTCCCCTGGGACGTGTTTGTCCTCGAATGCGTTCCGCATCACCTCGTCCACGCCGATCGTCGTGTATCAGTTCAATGTCTTCGAGAATGCCTACTCGAACGACGCGTCGCTCCTCTTGCCCACGCCCGGGCTCGGCAAGATCTACCGCATCATCAACTGGCCCGCCGGGCACCCGATCCCGCTCGATTTCCCGGGCATCGGGAAGATCATCGATCGCTCGTACGTGACCGTGATCGGCACCAAGCCGAATACCGTGGTCACGGTCAAGCCGAGCTGGCGCATCAGGGGCAACCCGCCCATCGCCGCGACGCCGCCCGGCGGCGAGATCAAGGTCACGCTGAATCCCTTCGACGTCTTGAACCTGGAGACCGACGACGCCACGTTCCAGGACGACCCCAAGACGGTCGCCGATCTCTCGTCCACGATCGTCACGTCGACGCTTCCGGTCGCGGTCTTTTCGGGCGTCGAGACCACGAGCGCGCCCGGCGGCGTCCTCGAGGTCCCGACGTACGGCGGCTGGTCGAGCGACAGTACCTGCTGCCTCGATCACCTCGAAGAGCAGATGTTCCCCGTGGAGTCGATCGGCTCGCGGTACGTGATCACGCGCAGCCCCGTGCGCTCCACGTCGGGCTTTCGCGAGCCCGACGTCATTCGATTCCTCGGCGTCGCCGAGGACGCGACGGTCACGACGAACCTGCCCCCGCCCTTCGATTCGTTCGTCCTCAAACCGGGCGAGGTGAAGACGACCTGGGCCCAGGACAATTTCGTGGTCGGCGCGACGAAGCCGGTCATGGTGGGGCAGATCCAGGTCTCGAATGGATACGTCGACGGCCCGGCGATCGGCGATCCTTCGCTCACCGTCTTCCCGCCGATCGAGCAGTTCCGCACGGAATACGTCATTCCGACACCGCCCTCGTGGACGCAGAACTGGGTGGTGGTCGCGGCCGAGGTCGGCTCGGAGGTCATGCTCGACGGCGCCACGACGAACCTCTGCCAGATCGAGCCGGCGGGCATGGTCGAGGGCAAGACGTACCATTCCCGCAAATGCTCGTTGCAGCCCGGCGTGCACCGCCTCACCGGGGACAAACCGTTCGGCATCATTGCGTACGGATACGGGAGCGCGGGATCGTATGCGTTCGCGGGCGGCGCGGACGTGAAGCGCGTGTACGAGCCGCCTCCGCTCAAGTAA
- a CDS encoding PAS domain S-box protein, with the protein MERQLTQQSVPIEEDVDLLRLRIADLERQVEVQAEEIKSARADALRYRRYFDFAQIGMTVTSLETGWVEFNQRLCEQLGYSPEEMTATNWVALTHPEDVSLDMDLFNKLIRGEIQRYSLDKRFVRKDGSTMYGNILIQGVYRPDGSFDHLFGFLHDITERWESEKERLALKQEIIDAQKRALRELSTPLIPVAKHVLVMPLVGTIDNVRAQAVLEVLLDGVTKHQARMTILDITGVQVMDNDVTNAIIQAARAVSLLGAQAILTGIQPGIAKTLVDLQADLSTVMTLSTVREGISYALGRLKR; encoded by the coding sequence ATGGAAAGGCAACTCACCCAACAATCGGTTCCCATCGAGGAGGATGTCGATCTGTTGCGTCTACGCATTGCAGATCTGGAGAGGCAGGTCGAGGTTCAGGCCGAAGAAATCAAATCGGCCCGAGCGGATGCGTTGCGCTATCGCCGGTATTTCGACTTTGCTCAGATCGGCATGACCGTCACTTCCCTCGAGACCGGGTGGGTCGAGTTCAATCAGCGGTTGTGCGAGCAGTTGGGCTATTCACCCGAGGAGATGACGGCCACGAATTGGGTCGCCCTCACGCATCCCGAGGACGTCTCGCTCGACATGGATTTGTTCAACAAGCTCATCCGCGGCGAGATTCAGCGATATAGCCTCGACAAGCGCTTCGTCCGCAAGGACGGCAGCACCATGTATGGGAACATTCTCATTCAAGGTGTTTACCGCCCCGACGGTTCGTTCGACCATCTCTTCGGCTTCTTGCACGACATCACCGAACGCTGGGAGAGCGAAAAGGAGCGGCTGGCGCTCAAGCAGGAGATCATCGACGCGCAGAAAAGGGCGTTGCGCGAGCTGTCGACCCCGCTCATCCCGGTCGCCAAGCACGTCCTCGTGATGCCGCTCGTGGGCACGATCGACAATGTCCGCGCACAGGCGGTGCTCGAAGTATTGCTCGATGGCGTCACGAAACATCAGGCAAGAATGACCATCCTCGACATCACGGGCGTGCAGGTCATGGATAACGATGTCACGAACGCGATCATTCAGGCCGCACGCGCCGTCAGTTTGCTGGGCGCGCAGGCGATCCTGACGGGTATCCAGCCGGGCATCGCCAAGACGCTCGTGGACCTCCAGGCCGATCTGAGCACCGTCATGACCCTCAGCACCGTCCGAGAGGGCATTTCGTACGCCCTGGGGCGGCTGAAGCGATAG